Proteins encoded by one window of Paenibacillus urinalis:
- a CDS encoding YuzB family protein codes for MRPIIEFCTNNMHFGTDELFEELEENMDYDVIEYGCLSNCGQCSITPFALVNGEVITAASPKELHEAILSKMAEADAWDDLDI; via the coding sequence TTGAGACCGATTATTGAATTTTGTACCAATAACATGCACTTTGGTACGGATGAGCTCTTTGAAGAGCTTGAAGAGAATATGGACTATGACGTCATCGAATACGGCTGCCTCAGCAATTGCGGACAATGCAGCATTACCCCTTTTGCACTGGTCAATGGTGAGGTTATCACCGCGGCCAGCCCTAAAGAACTGCATGAAGCCATTTTGTCCAAAATGGCTGAAGCTGACGCATGGGATGACTTGGATATATGA
- a CDS encoding NifU family protein → MSENVQSSTMYDEVSDVLDKLRPFLQRDGGDVELVDVEDGIVKLKLMGACGSCPSSTITLKAGIERALVEEVEGVEEVVQVF, encoded by the coding sequence ATGAGCGAAAACGTACAAAGCAGCACCATGTATGATGAAGTCTCTGACGTGCTCGATAAACTTCGTCCGTTCCTGCAGCGCGATGGCGGTGACGTGGAATTGGTCGATGTCGAAGACGGTATTGTGAAACTGAAATTGATGGGTGCTTGCGGTAGTTGCCCAAGCTCCACCATCACACTAAAAGCAGGGATCGAACGCGCGCTAGTCGAAGAAGTCGAAGGCGTAGAAGAAGTCGTTCAAGTATTCTAA
- a CDS encoding NAD(P)/FAD-dependent oxidoreductase produces MKNIVVLGGGYGGLTIVKHLIEGALPKDVHITLVDRMPFQGLKTEYYALAAGTVSDYDLRVQYPVHHQLEYRYGEVTSIDLDAKSISLQNEEMIEYDQLVIGLGCTDRFHGTPGAEEHSCTIQSFKSTRETYMRLSELKPYANVHIVGGGLSGVEMAAEIRESRADLNVTILDRGERVLSAFPQRLSAYVGEWFSEHQVEIKNHISVSRVEPGSIYNRDEEIMTDAIVWTAGIQPVQLVQDLPVEKDPSGRVKLNEYYQIPEYKEVYVVGDCASLPFAPSAQAAEVQGEQIAHVISALLRNEEPKIEVLRLRGTLGALGKKAGFGLMGKTSMMGRVPRILKSGVLWMSKRHLG; encoded by the coding sequence ATGAAGAATATTGTTGTACTTGGAGGCGGCTACGGCGGCCTCACCATTGTTAAACACTTAATTGAAGGTGCATTGCCGAAGGATGTCCATATCACGCTGGTCGACCGCATGCCTTTTCAGGGTCTGAAGACAGAATACTATGCACTGGCAGCCGGAACCGTGTCTGATTATGATCTTCGGGTACAGTACCCGGTTCACCATCAATTAGAATATCGATATGGCGAAGTGACGAGCATTGATCTGGATGCAAAATCCATCTCCCTTCAAAATGAAGAAATGATTGAATATGATCAGCTCGTCATCGGCCTTGGCTGCACCGATCGGTTCCATGGCACTCCAGGTGCCGAGGAACATAGCTGCACAATACAAAGCTTCAAGAGCACTCGTGAAACGTATATGCGTCTAAGCGAGCTCAAGCCTTACGCCAATGTTCATATTGTGGGCGGTGGACTCAGCGGAGTTGAAATGGCAGCGGAAATAAGAGAAAGCCGTGCAGACCTGAACGTAACCATCCTGGATCGCGGTGAGCGTGTTCTCTCTGCATTTCCACAGCGACTATCTGCTTACGTGGGTGAGTGGTTCAGTGAGCACCAGGTAGAGATCAAGAATCATATTTCTGTCTCCCGTGTTGAGCCTGGCTCAATCTATAATCGAGATGAGGAAATTATGACTGATGCCATCGTGTGGACGGCAGGAATTCAACCTGTACAATTGGTACAGGATCTGCCTGTTGAGAAAGATCCAAGCGGTCGTGTGAAATTGAACGAGTACTACCAGATTCCTGAATACAAAGAAGTCTATGTTGTCGGAGACTGTGCGAGCCTTCCTTTTGCCCCAAGCGCCCAAGCAGCTGAAGTGCAAGGTGAGCAAATTGCGCATGTCATTTCTGCTCTTCTAAGAAACGAAGAGCCCAAAATCGAGGTCCTTCGCCTAAGAGGCACACTAGGTGCTTTAGGCAAAAAGGCCGGATTTGGGCTCATGGGTAAGACCTCCATGATGGGGCGTGTTCCGCGTATTCTGAAGAGCGGTGTTCTCTGGATGTCTAAGCGTCATCTTGGCTAG